In Candidatus Woesearchaeota archaeon, a single window of DNA contains:
- a CDS encoding DUF131 domain-containing protein, whose translation MRLNFISIGLLLMIMGFIIVFIGSLFTAFRSTDKDNVKISFFGLIGPIPFGFASDKKLFFITAAIALTIIIIFFLSRGAR comes from the coding sequence GTGAGGCTCAATTTCATTTCAATCGGCTTATTGTTAATGATCATGGGCTTTATCATAGTTTTTATAGGCTCTTTATTCACCGCTTTCAGAAGCACAGATAAGGACAATGTTAAAATTTCCTTCTTCGGGCTGATCGGGCCTATACCATTCGGCTTTGCCAGCGATAAGAAGCTGTTTTTCATTACAGCAGCCATTGCATTAACCATAATCATTATATTTTTCCTTTCAAGAGGTGCAAGATAA
- a CDS encoding VWA domain-containing protein, producing MLTFQSAGWLWLLFAVPAIYLFYFRAKQKKKKQAIKFSHLAIIKKSLADRKRLPRIELLFYLSLLALAFMLIGLADPHIPLEQTKEGVNVVLVIDDSGSMQADDYKPTRLEAAKSAAEILIKSLKPKDHIGIVLFESGATTASYLTPFKERALEKLRNIAPKEGKTAIGDGLSLAVDMATSIPNKKKVIILLSDGVNNAGVISPAEAVAFAKANKIQVYTIGMGSEGKVVLGYDWFGNPQYAELDEATLKAIARETGAKYFKSVDEGTLEEIYRNISEDIEREKEPASIKDWFFAAAILMLIAQIYMRYGRKRIIQ from the coding sequence ATGCTGACTTTCCAGTCCGCAGGCTGGCTCTGGCTTTTGTTTGCTGTCCCGGCAATTTACCTGTTCTATTTCAGGGCAAAGCAGAAAAAGAAAAAGCAGGCAATAAAGTTCAGCCATCTCGCAATAATAAAAAAATCCCTGGCAGACAGGAAAAGGTTGCCCAGGATTGAGCTGCTTTTCTACCTTTCGTTGCTTGCTTTAGCCTTCATGCTTATCGGCCTGGCAGATCCGCATATCCCATTGGAGCAGACAAAAGAAGGCGTGAATGTAGTCCTTGTCATCGATGATTCAGGGAGCATGCAGGCAGATGATTACAAGCCCACAAGGCTGGAAGCAGCAAAGAGCGCTGCGGAGATTCTGATTAAAAGCCTAAAGCCGAAAGACCATATTGGCATTGTCCTGTTCGAATCAGGAGCAACAACAGCTTCTTATCTTACCCCTTTCAAAGAGCGCGCCTTAGAGAAGCTGCGAAACATCGCTCCAAAAGAGGGCAAAACCGCAATTGGTGACGGCCTAAGCCTGGCTGTTGATATGGCAACATCTATCCCAAACAAGAAAAAAGTAATAATCCTGCTTAGCGACGGGGTAAACAACGCAGGAGTTATCTCCCCGGCAGAAGCTGTCGCTTTTGCAAAAGCCAATAAGATACAGGTCTATACTATAGGCATGGGCTCCGAGGGAAAAGTTGTCTTAGGCTATGACTGGTTCGGCAACCCGCAGTATGCTGAGCTGGACGAAGCAACCCTAAAAGCAATAGCCCGGGAAACAGGAGCCAAATACTTCAAATCTGTGGACGAAGGCACTCTTGAAGAGATATACAGGAACATCAGCGAAGACATCGAGAGAGAGAAAGAGCCGGCAAGCATTAAAGACTGGTTTTTCGCCGCAGCTATACTCATGCTTATTGCACAAATTTACATGAGATATGGAAGAAAAAGGATAATCCAGTAG
- a CDS encoding ATP-dependent helicase: protein MAEFMKSPHKEASLRKILHPLIKKWFFSRFKSFSLPQLYGVLEIHSRNNILISAPTGATKTLTAFLSILNELVDSSLKGIIEDRVYAIYVSPLKALSNDVSVNLIEPLAEIEKLAGKELGIKTAVRTGDTPTSERAKMLKNPPHILITTPETLAILLSTIKFKELLRNAQWLIVDEVHALAENKRGVHLSLSMERLQKLSPGIARVGLSATISPLGEIAKFLVGYDGEKERPCRIVDVQFIKKMDLSVLSPVSDLIDSTHEVIHHSMYALMDKLIQEHKTTLIFTNTRAATERVVHHLKDKFPKNYAENIGAHHGSLSKELRYNIEERLRKGRLKVVVSSTSLELGIDIGFIDLVLLLGSPKSVARALQRIGRSGHQLHATTKGRFIVLDRDDLVECAVLLKSAEEKKIDKIHIPKNALDVLAQHIYGIAIADKTHYNDLLTLIRNSYSYHELEKKDFQEVIGYLTGKYISLEDRNVYAKIWYDEDTGMIGRRGKLARLIYMTNIGTIPEEAQVKVKVGSQYVGSIDEAFLERLRPGDVFVLGGQIYQFKFSRGMVAQVRASPDRPPTVPSWFSEQLPLTFDLANDIGKFRKLMNEKFCYNKKKPEIIEFINDYLYVDKKASESIYNYFFEQFNYAKIPSNTLIIIENFKSNKAYYSIFHTMFGRRVNDCLSRAVAFAISRSQHKDVEIGITDNGFYIASAKRAAAEKAFQMLKLDDFDKVLSLAIEKSEVLKRRFRHCAARSLMILRKYKGREKKVGRQQVSSMLLMNAVKRISNDFPILKEARREVLEDLMDIGSAKKVMQGIESRKIKVETIHTDIPSPFAFNLVVMGHTDIMKMDDKMEFLRRMHQDIIAKVYLKKGKEHKKGAGRDFDYDGLWEQARKQKEQERDEYKESLKAMIGRQARVPAYVKDEIIRMIEGGTDIRQDVLQQIGEHRKEIKKEWPEELIKFVFKRLKK, encoded by the coding sequence ATGGCCGAATTCATGAAATCGCCTCATAAAGAGGCTTCTTTAAGGAAGATACTGCACCCTTTGATAAAAAAATGGTTTTTTTCCAGGTTTAAGTCTTTTTCACTGCCGCAGTTATACGGCGTGCTGGAAATACATTCCAGGAATAATATCCTGATATCAGCCCCGACCGGCGCCACCAAGACATTGACCGCTTTCCTGTCAATCCTTAACGAGCTGGTTGATTCTTCTTTGAAAGGTATTATTGAAGATCGTGTCTATGCAATATATGTGTCCCCGCTGAAAGCATTATCGAATGATGTATCTGTTAATTTAATTGAGCCATTAGCTGAAATAGAGAAATTAGCAGGAAAAGAACTTGGAATCAAGACAGCAGTGAGAACAGGCGATACACCAACATCAGAAAGGGCGAAGATGCTCAAAAATCCGCCCCACATACTGATAACGACGCCAGAAACCCTGGCAATTCTGCTCTCAACAATAAAATTCAAGGAATTGTTAAGGAATGCACAATGGCTTATTGTAGATGAAGTGCATGCTTTGGCAGAAAACAAGCGGGGGGTGCATCTCAGCCTGAGCATGGAGCGCCTGCAAAAACTCTCGCCCGGCATAGCAAGGGTGGGCTTGTCAGCCACAATTTCCCCTCTTGGGGAAATAGCCAAATTTCTTGTAGGCTATGACGGAGAAAAAGAAAGGCCTTGCAGGATAGTGGATGTCCAGTTCATAAAGAAGATGGACTTAAGCGTACTCAGCCCGGTCTCAGACTTAATCGATAGCACCCATGAAGTGATTCACCATTCAATGTACGCCTTGATGGATAAGCTGATACAGGAGCATAAGACAACTCTTATCTTCACAAATACAAGGGCAGCAACCGAAAGAGTGGTGCATCACCTAAAAGATAAATTCCCTAAAAATTACGCTGAAAACATAGGCGCCCACCATGGCTCTCTCTCAAAAGAGCTAAGGTACAATATTGAAGAAAGGCTGAGAAAAGGCAGGCTAAAAGTTGTTGTATCTTCAACCTCTTTGGAACTGGGCATAGATATAGGCTTTATAGACCTTGTGCTCCTTCTGGGCAGCCCAAAATCTGTTGCAAGGGCATTGCAGAGGATAGGAAGATCAGGCCATCAATTGCACGCCACAACAAAAGGGCGATTTATTGTCCTTGACAGAGACGATCTTGTTGAATGTGCAGTGCTTTTAAAATCTGCTGAAGAAAAAAAGATAGATAAGATACACATCCCAAAAAATGCTTTAGATGTTCTTGCACAGCACATCTATGGAATAGCTATTGCAGATAAGACCCATTACAATGACCTGCTTACTCTTATAAGGAATAGCTATTCATATCATGAATTAGAAAAAAAGGATTTTCAGGAAGTAATAGGCTATCTCACAGGAAAGTATATCTCCCTTGAAGACCGCAATGTATATGCAAAGATATGGTATGACGAAGATACAGGCATGATAGGAAGAAGGGGAAAGCTAGCCAGGTTAATCTACATGACCAACATAGGCACTATCCCCGAAGAAGCACAGGTAAAGGTCAAAGTAGGGAGCCAGTATGTAGGCTCTATAGATGAAGCCTTCCTTGAAAGGCTAAGGCCGGGGGATGTTTTTGTGTTGGGCGGCCAGATATACCAGTTCAAATTCTCAAGGGGCATGGTTGCACAGGTAAGGGCATCTCCAGATAGGCCGCCAACAGTGCCAAGCTGGTTTTCTGAACAGCTGCCTTTAACCTTTGACCTTGCCAATGATATAGGAAAATTTCGAAAGCTGATGAACGAGAAATTCTGCTATAACAAGAAAAAGCCGGAAATAATCGAGTTTATCAATGATTACCTTTATGTTGACAAAAAAGCATCTGAATCCATATACAATTATTTCTTCGAGCAGTTCAATTATGCAAAAATACCCTCAAACACCCTTATCATAATAGAGAATTTCAAGTCAAACAAGGCTTATTATTCCATTTTCCATACCATGTTCGGAAGAAGGGTTAACGATTGCCTAAGCAGGGCTGTTGCATTTGCCATATCCAGGAGCCAGCATAAGGACGTAGAGATAGGGATTACAGATAACGGCTTTTATATAGCTTCAGCCAAAAGAGCGGCAGCAGAAAAAGCCTTCCAGATGCTTAAGCTGGATGATTTCGACAAGGTCCTTAGCCTTGCTATAGAAAAAAGCGAAGTCCTCAAAAGAAGGTTTAGGCACTGCGCTGCCCGCTCCCTGATGATTCTCAGAAAGTATAAGGGAAGGGAAAAGAAAGTGGGAAGGCAGCAGGTAAGCAGCATGCTCCTGATGAATGCTGTTAAGCGCATCTCAAATGACTTTCCTATACTAAAAGAAGCAAGAAGGGAAGTGCTGGAAGACCTCATGGACATAGGCAGCGCGAAGAAAGTCATGCAGGGCATAGAAAGCAGGAAGATAAAAGTAGAGACCATTCATACAGATATACCTTCACCCTTTGCTTTCAATCTTGTGGTGATGGGCCACACGGACATAATGAAGATGGATGACAAGATGGAATTTTTAAGAAGGATGCACCAGGATATCATAGCTAAAGTCTATCTAAAAAAGGGCAAAGAGCATAAAAAAGGCGCAGGCAGGGATTTTGATTATGATGGGCTCTGGGAGCAGGCCAGAAAGCAGAAAGAGCAGGAAAGGGACGAATATAAGGAAAGCCTGAAGGCGATGATAGGCAGGCAGGCAAGGGTGCCTGCTTATGTTAAGGATGAAATTATCAGGATGATTGAGGGCGGCACCGATATAAGGCAGGATGTCCTTCAGCAAATAGGCGAGCACAGGAAAGAGATAAAGAAGGAATGGCCCGAAGAATTGATTAAGTTTGTTTTCAAGAGGCTTAAGAAATAA
- a CDS encoding dephospho-CoA kinase, producing the protein MISFLTLYASSSCMIVALTGNIGSGKSEVAKIFRKAGYRILNTDKIAHQLYKRGDIREKTAKAFGKKILTNGRIDRRKLKDVVFYSHSELRKLNKIIHPEIIKEIRKRSKGKTLIEGALLIEAGFRDYDKLILVTIDKEKQIQRLLEKGKYREKELENIIRSQMPQEKKLKYADYIIDNSGTKKELEKNVRKLVKEFNLLPHLSH; encoded by the coding sequence ATGATAAGTTTTTTAACTTTGTATGCATCTTCTTCCTGCATGATAGTGGCATTAACAGGCAATATAGGCTCCGGGAAATCAGAAGTGGCAAAAATCTTCAGGAAAGCAGGCTATCGCATACTCAACACGGACAAGATAGCACATCAGCTGTACAAGAGAGGGGATATCAGGGAAAAAACAGCCAAAGCATTTGGAAAGAAGATACTTACAAACGGCAGGATAGACAGGAGAAAGCTGAAAGATGTTGTTTTCTATAGCCACAGTGAATTAAGAAAGCTGAATAAGATTATCCATCCTGAAATCATAAAAGAGATAAGAAAGAGGTCAAAAGGCAAGACACTGATTGAAGGCGCGCTGTTAATCGAGGCGGGATTCAGGGATTATGATAAGCTTATTCTGGTTACAATAGATAAGGAAAAACAAATACAAAGATTATTGGAAAAGGGGAAATATAGAGAAAAAGAGCTGGAGAACATAATCCGCTCCCAGATGCCGCAGGAAAAGAAGCTCAAATATGCAGATTATATAATTGATAATTCCGGAACAAAGAAGGAGCTGGAAAAAAATGTAAGGAAGCTGGTTAAGGAGTTCAATCTCCTGCCCCATCTTTCCCATTAA